The Ictidomys tridecemlineatus isolate mIctTri1 chromosome 6, mIctTri1.hap1, whole genome shotgun sequence genome includes a region encoding these proteins:
- the Kics2 gene encoding KICSTOR subunit 2 isoform X4: MGESIPLAAPVPVEQAVLETFFSHLGIFSYDKAKDNVEKEREANKSAGGSWLSLLAALAHLAAAEKVYHSLTYLGQKLGGQSFFSRKDSIRTIYTSLHNELKKVVTGRGALGGTAPHVEELLSHLSEQLCFFVQARMEIADFYEKMYTLSTQKFINAEELVGLLDTILKKYSSRFHHPILSPLESSFQLEVDVLSHLLKAQAQVSEWKFLPSLVNLHSAHTKLQTWGQIFEKQRETKKHLFGGQSQKAVQPPHLFLWLMKLKNMLLAKFSFYFHEALSRQTTASEMKALTAKANPDLFGKICSFIRKYDAANVSLIFDNRGSESFQGHGYHHPHSYREAPKGVDQYPAVVSLPSDRPVMHWPNVIMIMTDRTTDLNSLEKVVHFYDDKVQSTYFLTRPEPHFTIVVIFESKKSERDSHFISFLNELSLALKNPKVFASLKPGSKGSCYQCNYFMAFCLNYSKQLLQRK, from the exons ATGGGGGAGTCTATCCCGCTGGCCGCCCCGGTCCCCGTGGAACAGGCGGTGCTGGAGACGTTCTTCTCTCACCTGGGTATCTTCTCTTACGACAAGGCCAAGGACAATGTGGAGAAGGAACGGGAGGCCAACAAGAGCGCGGGGGGCAGCTGGCTGTCGCTGTTGGCGGCCTTGGCGCACCTGGCCGCGGCCGAGAAGGTCTATCACAGCCTCACCTACCTGGGGCAGAAACTAG GGGGCCAGTCTTTCTTCAGTCGGAAGGATTCCATCCGCACCATCTATACTTCCCTGCATAATGAGCTGAAGAAGGTGGTGACTGGCCGTGGGGCCCTAGGTGGGACTGCACCTCATGTGGAAGAACTCCTGTCCCATCTGTCAGAGCAGCTCTGCTTCTTCGTTCAGGCTCGGATGGAGATTGCAGACTTCTATGAGAAGATGTACACACTTAGCACACAGAAATTCATCAACGCTGAAGAGCTTGTTGGCCTTTTGGACACCATCCTCAAGAAATACAGCTCCAG GTTTCATCACCCAATCCTCAGCCCTTTGGAGAGCAGTTTCCAGCTGGAAGTCGATGTTCTGAGTCATCTCCTGAAGGCCCAGGCCCAGGTCTCAGAGTGGAAGTTCCTCCCATCCCTGGTTAACTTGCACAGTGCTCACACTAAGCTTCAGACTTGGGGCCAGATCTTTGAAAAGCAGCGGGAGACGAAGAAACATCTGTTTGGAGGGCAGTCTCAGAAGGCTGTTCAGCCCCCACACCTTTTCCTTTGGTTGATGAAACTCAAAAACATGCTCCTGGCCAAGTTTAGTTTTTACTTTCATGAGGCACTGAGCCGGCAAACGACAGCTTCAGAAATGAAAGCATTGACTGCAAAAGCTAACCCAGACCTGTTTGGAAAGATTTGCAGCTTCATCAGGAAGTATGATGCTGCCAACGTGTCCTTAATTTTTGACAACCGAGGTTCAGAGAGCTTTCAGGGTCATGGCTACCACCACCCCCATTCCTACAGGGAGGCCCCTAAGGGTGTGGACCAGTATCCAGCCGTGGTGTCTCTGCCCAGTGACAGGCCAGTCATGCACTGGCCCAATGTCATCATGATCATGACAGACCGGACAACAGACCTGAACAGCTTGGAGAAAGTGGTTCATTTCTATGATGACAAAGTTCAGAGTACCTACTTCCTTACCCGCCCAGAACCTCACTTTACTATTGTTGTCATTTTTGAGTCAAAAAAATCTGAACGAGACTCCCACTTTATTTCCTTCCTCAATGAGCTCTCACTTGCCCTTAAGAACCCCAAAGTTTTTGCAAGTCTGAAACCTGGATCCAAAG GTTCCTGTTACCAATGCAATTATTTCATGGCCTTTTGCCTGAATTATTCTAAGCAGCTTCTCCAGAGGAAATGA
- the Kics2 gene encoding KICSTOR subunit 2 isoform X1, with product MGESIPLAAPVPVEQAVLETFFSHLGIFSYDKAKDNVEKEREANKSAGGSWLSLLAALAHLAAAEKVYHSLTYLGQKLGGQSFFSRKDSIRTIYTSLHNELKKVVTGRGALGGTAPHVEELLSHLSEQLCFFVQARMEIADFYEKMYTLSTQKFINAEELVGLLDTILKKYSSRFHHPILSPLESSFQLEVDVLSHLLKAQAQVSEWKFLPSLVNLHSAHTKLQTWGQIFEKQRETKKHLFGGQSQKAVQPPHLFLWLMKLKNMLLAKFSFYFHEALSRQTTASEMKALTAKANPDLFGKICSFIRKYDAANVSLIFDNRGSESFQGHGYHHPHSYREAPKGVDQYPAVVSLPSDRPVMHWPNVIMIMTDRTTDLNSLEKVVHFYDDKVQSTYFLTRPEPHFTIVVIFESKKSERDSHFISFLNELSLALKNPKVFASLKPGSKG from the exons ATGGGGGAGTCTATCCCGCTGGCCGCCCCGGTCCCCGTGGAACAGGCGGTGCTGGAGACGTTCTTCTCTCACCTGGGTATCTTCTCTTACGACAAGGCCAAGGACAATGTGGAGAAGGAACGGGAGGCCAACAAGAGCGCGGGGGGCAGCTGGCTGTCGCTGTTGGCGGCCTTGGCGCACCTGGCCGCGGCCGAGAAGGTCTATCACAGCCTCACCTACCTGGGGCAGAAACTAG GGGGCCAGTCTTTCTTCAGTCGGAAGGATTCCATCCGCACCATCTATACTTCCCTGCATAATGAGCTGAAGAAGGTGGTGACTGGCCGTGGGGCCCTAGGTGGGACTGCACCTCATGTGGAAGAACTCCTGTCCCATCTGTCAGAGCAGCTCTGCTTCTTCGTTCAGGCTCGGATGGAGATTGCAGACTTCTATGAGAAGATGTACACACTTAGCACACAGAAATTCATCAACGCTGAAGAGCTTGTTGGCCTTTTGGACACCATCCTCAAGAAATACAGCTCCAG GTTTCATCACCCAATCCTCAGCCCTTTGGAGAGCAGTTTCCAGCTGGAAGTCGATGTTCTGAGTCATCTCCTGAAGGCCCAGGCCCAGGTCTCAGAGTGGAAGTTCCTCCCATCCCTGGTTAACTTGCACAGTGCTCACACTAAGCTTCAGACTTGGGGCCAGATCTTTGAAAAGCAGCGGGAGACGAAGAAACATCTGTTTGGAGGGCAGTCTCAGAAGGCTGTTCAGCCCCCACACCTTTTCCTTTGGTTGATGAAACTCAAAAACATGCTCCTGGCCAAGTTTAGTTTTTACTTTCATGAGGCACTGAGCCGGCAAACGACAGCTTCAGAAATGAAAGCATTGACTGCAAAAGCTAACCCAGACCTGTTTGGAAAGATTTGCAGCTTCATCAGGAAGTATGATGCTGCCAACGTGTCCTTAATTTTTGACAACCGAGGTTCAGAGAGCTTTCAGGGTCATGGCTACCACCACCCCCATTCCTACAGGGAGGCCCCTAAGGGTGTGGACCAGTATCCAGCCGTGGTGTCTCTGCCCAGTGACAGGCCAGTCATGCACTGGCCCAATGTCATCATGATCATGACAGACCGGACAACAGACCTGAACAGCTTGGAGAAAGTGGTTCATTTCTATGATGACAAAGTTCAGAGTACCTACTTCCTTACCCGCCCAGAACCTCACTTTACTATTGTTGTCATTTTTGAGTCAAAAAAATCTGAACGAGACTCCCACTTTATTTCCTTCCTCAATGAGCTCTCACTTGCCCTTAAGAACCCCAAAGTTTTTGCAAGTCTGAAACCTGGATCCAAAGGTTAG
- the Kics2 gene encoding KICSTOR subunit 2 isoform X2, whose product MNTIWPIKGGQSFFSRKDSIRTIYTSLHNELKKVVTGRGALGGTAPHVEELLSHLSEQLCFFVQARMEIADFYEKMYTLSTQKFINAEELVGLLDTILKKYSSRFHHPILSPLESSFQLEVDVLSHLLKAQAQVSEWKFLPSLVNLHSAHTKLQTWGQIFEKQRETKKHLFGGQSQKAVQPPHLFLWLMKLKNMLLAKFSFYFHEALSRQTTASEMKALTAKANPDLFGKICSFIRKYDAANVSLIFDNRGSESFQGHGYHHPHSYREAPKGVDQYPAVVSLPSDRPVMHWPNVIMIMTDRTTDLNSLEKVVHFYDDKVQSTYFLTRPEPHFTIVVIFESKKSERDSHFISFLNELSLALKNPKVFASLKPGSKG is encoded by the exons ATGAACACTATTTGGCCTATTAAGG GGGGCCAGTCTTTCTTCAGTCGGAAGGATTCCATCCGCACCATCTATACTTCCCTGCATAATGAGCTGAAGAAGGTGGTGACTGGCCGTGGGGCCCTAGGTGGGACTGCACCTCATGTGGAAGAACTCCTGTCCCATCTGTCAGAGCAGCTCTGCTTCTTCGTTCAGGCTCGGATGGAGATTGCAGACTTCTATGAGAAGATGTACACACTTAGCACACAGAAATTCATCAACGCTGAAGAGCTTGTTGGCCTTTTGGACACCATCCTCAAGAAATACAGCTCCAG GTTTCATCACCCAATCCTCAGCCCTTTGGAGAGCAGTTTCCAGCTGGAAGTCGATGTTCTGAGTCATCTCCTGAAGGCCCAGGCCCAGGTCTCAGAGTGGAAGTTCCTCCCATCCCTGGTTAACTTGCACAGTGCTCACACTAAGCTTCAGACTTGGGGCCAGATCTTTGAAAAGCAGCGGGAGACGAAGAAACATCTGTTTGGAGGGCAGTCTCAGAAGGCTGTTCAGCCCCCACACCTTTTCCTTTGGTTGATGAAACTCAAAAACATGCTCCTGGCCAAGTTTAGTTTTTACTTTCATGAGGCACTGAGCCGGCAAACGACAGCTTCAGAAATGAAAGCATTGACTGCAAAAGCTAACCCAGACCTGTTTGGAAAGATTTGCAGCTTCATCAGGAAGTATGATGCTGCCAACGTGTCCTTAATTTTTGACAACCGAGGTTCAGAGAGCTTTCAGGGTCATGGCTACCACCACCCCCATTCCTACAGGGAGGCCCCTAAGGGTGTGGACCAGTATCCAGCCGTGGTGTCTCTGCCCAGTGACAGGCCAGTCATGCACTGGCCCAATGTCATCATGATCATGACAGACCGGACAACAGACCTGAACAGCTTGGAGAAAGTGGTTCATTTCTATGATGACAAAGTTCAGAGTACCTACTTCCTTACCCGCCCAGAACCTCACTTTACTATTGTTGTCATTTTTGAGTCAAAAAAATCTGAACGAGACTCCCACTTTATTTCCTTCCTCAATGAGCTCTCACTTGCCCTTAAGAACCCCAAAGTTTTTGCAAGTCTGAAACCTGGATCCAAAGGTTAG
- the Kics2 gene encoding KICSTOR subunit 2 isoform X3, with product MEIADFYEKMYTLSTQKFINAEELVGLLDTILKKYSSRFHHPILSPLESSFQLEVDVLSHLLKAQAQVSEWKFLPSLVNLHSAHTKLQTWGQIFEKQRETKKHLFGGQSQKAVQPPHLFLWLMKLKNMLLAKFSFYFHEALSRQTTASEMKALTAKANPDLFGKICSFIRKYDAANVSLIFDNRGSESFQGHGYHHPHSYREAPKGVDQYPAVVSLPSDRPVMHWPNVIMIMTDRTTDLNSLEKVVHFYDDKVQSTYFLTRPEPHFTIVVIFESKKSERDSHFISFLNELSLALKNPKVFASLKPGSKG from the exons ATGGAGATTGCAGACTTCTATGAGAAGATGTACACACTTAGCACACAGAAATTCATCAACGCTGAAGAGCTTGTTGGCCTTTTGGACACCATCCTCAAGAAATACAGCTCCAG GTTTCATCACCCAATCCTCAGCCCTTTGGAGAGCAGTTTCCAGCTGGAAGTCGATGTTCTGAGTCATCTCCTGAAGGCCCAGGCCCAGGTCTCAGAGTGGAAGTTCCTCCCATCCCTGGTTAACTTGCACAGTGCTCACACTAAGCTTCAGACTTGGGGCCAGATCTTTGAAAAGCAGCGGGAGACGAAGAAACATCTGTTTGGAGGGCAGTCTCAGAAGGCTGTTCAGCCCCCACACCTTTTCCTTTGGTTGATGAAACTCAAAAACATGCTCCTGGCCAAGTTTAGTTTTTACTTTCATGAGGCACTGAGCCGGCAAACGACAGCTTCAGAAATGAAAGCATTGACTGCAAAAGCTAACCCAGACCTGTTTGGAAAGATTTGCAGCTTCATCAGGAAGTATGATGCTGCCAACGTGTCCTTAATTTTTGACAACCGAGGTTCAGAGAGCTTTCAGGGTCATGGCTACCACCACCCCCATTCCTACAGGGAGGCCCCTAAGGGTGTGGACCAGTATCCAGCCGTGGTGTCTCTGCCCAGTGACAGGCCAGTCATGCACTGGCCCAATGTCATCATGATCATGACAGACCGGACAACAGACCTGAACAGCTTGGAGAAAGTGGTTCATTTCTATGATGACAAAGTTCAGAGTACCTACTTCCTTACCCGCCCAGAACCTCACTTTACTATTGTTGTCATTTTTGAGTCAAAAAAATCTGAACGAGACTCCCACTTTATTTCCTTCCTCAATGAGCTCTCACTTGCCCTTAAGAACCCCAAAGTTTTTGCAAGTCTGAAACCTGGATCCAAAGGTTAG